The following coding sequences lie in one Corynebacterium humireducens NBRC 106098 = DSM 45392 genomic window:
- a CDS encoding ATP-binding cassette domain-containing protein, with protein sequence MTILSVTGLRVGDGLLDDITFTVGRGERVGLIGESGSGKSLTALSIMGLLPRGLSASGSVVLDGQELIGLPDRRIRPLRGRVMSMVFQEPMTALDPLMTVGKQVQEAAHRSDVADLFEQVALDPARMNAYPHELSGGQRQRVLIAMALAQEPDLLICDEPTTALDVTVQDQILDLLDRLVDETGVSLLFITHDLGVINRMCRRVLVMSGGSVVEEGTTEQVLRAPEHPYTQRLIAASLPGAPAEVREVGPPVLTLSNVTREYGATKALDDVSLVVHRGERLGIVGGSGSGKTTLLRQLAGLDSPTSGTVRVDAGVQVVFQDPQSSLNPRLRVGRSVAEGGGDHARVLEVLAEVGLPPDAAERYPHQFSGGQRQRISIARAVAGRPEILLADEPVSALDVSVRAQVLELLDRLVDEYGLTLVFISHDLSVVREVCSTVAVMYRGRIVEHGPTEAVWADPQDEYTRSLLAAIPRI encoded by the coding sequence ATGACCATTCTCTCCGTGACCGGTCTCCGCGTCGGGGACGGGCTTCTCGACGACATCACCTTCACCGTCGGCCGCGGCGAACGCGTCGGCCTCATCGGCGAGTCCGGGTCCGGCAAGTCGCTCACCGCGCTGTCGATCATGGGTCTGCTGCCGCGGGGTCTGTCCGCCAGCGGGTCCGTCGTCCTCGACGGGCAGGAGCTCATCGGGCTGCCCGACCGCCGGATCCGGCCGCTGCGCGGCAGGGTGATGTCGATGGTGTTCCAGGAGCCGATGACGGCGCTGGACCCGCTGATGACCGTCGGAAAGCAGGTGCAGGAGGCGGCGCACCGCAGTGACGTCGCCGACCTCTTCGAACAGGTCGCACTCGACCCGGCGCGCATGAACGCCTACCCGCATGAGCTGTCCGGTGGGCAGCGGCAGCGTGTGCTCATCGCGATGGCGCTGGCACAGGAGCCGGACCTGCTCATCTGCGACGAGCCGACGACCGCCCTCGACGTCACCGTGCAGGACCAGATCCTCGACCTGCTCGACCGGCTCGTCGACGAGACGGGTGTGTCGCTGCTGTTCATCACGCACGACCTCGGCGTGATCAACCGGATGTGCCGCCGCGTGCTGGTGATGTCCGGGGGTTCGGTGGTGGAGGAGGGCACCACCGAGCAGGTGCTCCGCGCGCCGGAGCACCCGTACACGCAGCGTCTTATCGCCGCCTCCCTGCCGGGTGCGCCCGCCGAGGTCCGGGAGGTGGGGCCGCCGGTGCTCACCCTCTCCAACGTCACCCGCGAGTACGGCGCGACGAAGGCACTTGACGACGTCTCCCTCGTCGTCCACCGCGGTGAACGCCTCGGCATCGTCGGTGGTTCCGGTTCCGGCAAGACGACGCTGCTCCGCCAGCTCGCCGGCCTCGACTCCCCCACCAGCGGCACCGTGCGTGTCGACGCCGGCGTGCAGGTTGTCTTCCAGGATCCGCAGAGCTCCCTCAATCCCCGTCTCCGGGTCGGTCGTTCCGTGGCGGAGGGAGGTGGCGACCACGCCCGTGTGCTGGAGGTCCTCGCGGAGGTCGGCCTGCCGCCGGACGCCGCCGAGCGTTACCCGCACCAGTTCTCGGGTGGTCAGCGCCAGCGCATCTCCATTGCACGCGCCGTCGCCGGCCGGCCGGAGATCCTGCTCGCCGACGAACCCGTCTCCGCCCTCGACGTCTCCGTCCGGGCCCAGGTGCTCGAGCTCCTCGACAGGCTCGTGGACGAGTACGGCCTCACCCTCGTGTTCATCTCCCATGACCTGTCCGTGGTCCGGGAGGTGTGCTCGACCGTGGCTGTGATGTACCGGGGCAGGATCGTGGAGCACGGTCCCACCGAGGCGGTGTGGGCTGATCCGCAGGACGAGTACACCCGTTCCCTGCTGGCGGCGATACCCCGGATCTGA
- a CDS encoding HNH endonuclease signature motif containing protein — protein sequence MSTGLIEMTEVEAGLYLHFSPPVYYSVSNPHDPAAVRGARARREDFRMWQNELPSADADLRLTLARLRRSTGHGDGYITSAIFAHQRLEELPRLKLLQRRLVHLDLHRLKAIDGVLNKIDASVTAHMAVIDEELTDFLTPTRANQNLPTPGEIRKKLNAIIQTLDTSVSEKDDPLPDPRDHFEVGFEGDRAYITVETDAATGLEIDIRVRKHAAANNMSLVDAYNDLMRGEGNTSVTLNIYRAHDVEDAPGWMSDVGYINPTFTDELAAKATRIRDMDELKDKMVKGYATPEDIKAVIIGFDGGCSEADCSCPGHRTQMEHRVNHADGGPTTAANMAAFCPTHHNVKTDGRMTYIIDPHTREKYLLYEDGTYVISEPRGPLSLKERRWLQTVGQRMHNRRERVRKESQDRRNLEKRAGLSTPPPTEDDPPPF from the coding sequence GTGAGTACCGGACTGATCGAGATGACCGAGGTCGAGGCAGGCCTGTACCTGCACTTCTCCCCGCCGGTCTACTACTCGGTGTCCAACCCGCACGATCCCGCGGCCGTCCGCGGCGCGCGGGCCCGCCGGGAGGACTTCCGGATGTGGCAGAACGAACTGCCTTCCGCCGACGCGGATCTCCGGCTCACCCTCGCCCGCCTGCGCAGGTCCACCGGGCACGGTGACGGCTACATCACCTCCGCGATCTTCGCCCACCAACGCCTGGAGGAGCTGCCGAGGCTCAAGCTCCTCCAGCGACGCCTCGTCCACCTCGACCTCCACCGGCTGAAGGCCATCGACGGCGTCCTGAACAAGATCGACGCCTCGGTCACCGCGCACATGGCCGTCATCGACGAGGAACTCACCGACTTCCTCACCCCCACCCGCGCCAACCAGAACCTGCCCACCCCCGGTGAGATCCGCAAGAAGCTCAACGCGATCATCCAGACCCTCGACACCTCGGTCTCCGAGAAGGACGATCCCCTGCCGGACCCGCGGGACCACTTCGAGGTCGGCTTCGAGGGCGACCGCGCCTACATCACCGTCGAGACCGATGCCGCCACCGGCCTCGAGATCGACATACGCGTGCGGAAGCACGCCGCCGCGAACAACATGAGCCTCGTCGACGCGTACAACGATCTCATGCGCGGTGAAGGCAACACCTCCGTGACCCTCAACATCTACCGCGCCCACGACGTCGAGGACGCCCCCGGCTGGATGTCCGACGTCGGCTACATCAACCCCACGTTCACCGATGAACTGGCCGCGAAGGCCACGCGGATCCGCGACATGGATGAACTCAAGGACAAGATGGTCAAGGGCTACGCCACCCCGGAGGACATCAAGGCGGTGATCATCGGCTTCGACGGGGGATGTTCGGAGGCCGACTGCTCCTGCCCGGGCCACCGCACCCAGATGGAGCACCGCGTCAACCATGCGGACGGCGGCCCCACGACCGCCGCGAACATGGCGGCCTTCTGCCCGACACACCACAACGTGAAGACCGACGGGCGCATGACCTACATCATCGACCCGCACACACGGGAGAAGTACCTCCTCTACGAGGACGGGACGTATGTGATCTCCGAACCGCGCGGCCCCCTGTCGCTCAAGGAACGTCGCTGGCTGCAGACCGTCGGGCAGAGGATGCACAACCGGAGGGAACGGGTCCGCAAGGAATCCCAGGACAGACGCAACCTGGAGAAACGGGCCGGGTTGTCCACTCCCCCTCCGACCGAGGACGACCCGCCTCCCTTCTAA
- a CDS encoding ribokinase, producing the protein MTAPDVVVVVGSVNADLTVRVARHPQPGETLLGSGSAVSAGGKGANQAVAAALQGASVAMVGAVGGDPYAAPATEILRGSGVDMSAVATVEGPTGLAVITVDEKGENTIVVVPGANAHVDADFVEERADLIAGAGIVLLQGEIPADGFAAAVRLSTGRVVVNLAPVIEVDPAALLRADPLMANEHEAGLILEQLGVGITSDVPEDLARALLDAGFPSVVLTLGAAGAMVATGDGLTPVPTPRVTPVDTVGAGDAFAGALVARLVAGDDLIAAAGHAARVGAFAVTGHGAQTSYPGPDATLPEVDDA; encoded by the coding sequence GTGACCGCCCCTGACGTCGTCGTCGTCGTCGGCTCCGTCAACGCCGACCTGACCGTCCGTGTGGCCCGCCACCCGCAGCCCGGGGAGACCCTCCTCGGGTCCGGAAGCGCGGTGTCCGCCGGCGGCAAGGGTGCGAACCAGGCCGTCGCCGCCGCCCTGCAGGGCGCGTCGGTGGCCATGGTCGGGGCGGTCGGCGGGGACCCCTACGCGGCCCCGGCCACGGAGATCCTGCGCGGCTCCGGCGTGGACATGTCGGCGGTGGCCACCGTTGAGGGGCCGACGGGCCTGGCGGTCATCACCGTCGACGAGAAGGGCGAGAACACCATCGTCGTCGTCCCGGGCGCCAACGCGCACGTCGACGCCGACTTCGTGGAGGAACGCGCCGACCTCATCGCCGGTGCGGGGATCGTGCTCCTCCAGGGTGAGATCCCCGCCGACGGTTTCGCCGCGGCCGTCCGTCTGTCCACCGGCCGCGTCGTGGTCAACCTGGCGCCCGTCATCGAGGTCGATCCCGCCGCCCTCCTCCGTGCCGATCCACTCATGGCCAACGAGCACGAGGCCGGGCTCATCCTCGAGCAGCTCGGCGTCGGCATCACCTCCGACGTCCCGGAGGATCTCGCCCGCGCGCTTCTCGACGCCGGCTTCCCCTCCGTCGTCCTCACCCTCGGCGCCGCCGGCGCCATGGTGGCGACCGGCGACGGCCTCACCCCGGTCCCGACACCACGCGTCACCCCGGTGGACACCGTCGGCGCCGGCGACGCCTTCGCGGGTGCCCTGGTGGCGCGGCTCGTCGCGGGCGATGACCTCATCGCCGCGGCCGGGCACGCCGCCCGGGTGGGGGCCTTCGCGGTCACGGGCCACGGGGCGCAGACCTCGTACCCGGGCCCGGACGCCACCCTGCCGGAGGTGGACGATGCGTAG
- a CDS encoding sugar ABC transporter ATP-binding protein, translating into MTDALLTLEKVSKSFGPVNVIDNVSISVYPGKVTALLGENGAGKSTLIKMMSGVYQPDSGTIIVDGQPTTLPTTKAAEALGIATIHQELNLVPTMSVAENVMLGRTPERFGLVNYPELRRRAQAALDIIGVNVDLDTPVGELGIARQQLVEIAKALSMDARILILDEPTAALTGHEIDQLFSVVDDLKAKGVGMVFISHHLDEIARIADTVSILRDGEFVAEVPADTPEEELVRHMVGRDIDDQFPRVVPEIGDVLLDVDSLTAAGRFEDVSFQVRAGEVVGVAGLVGAGRTEVVRAIAGADPVDSGTVRIEGRDLRQHDIAEAIRRGVGHVPEDRKAQGLVLGASVEENLGLATLRSTSRFGLADRGGQRRRAGEVAEKLRIRMAGLNQEIRNLSGGNQQKAVFGRWVLAGSRVLLLDEPTRGVDVGAKVEIYNIINELTASGGAVLMVSSELPEVLGMSDRVLVMSGGRLAGELPNTATQDEVMALAVSQIDDALTSDALDQLDHTKETP; encoded by the coding sequence GTGACTGACGCACTACTGACCCTGGAGAAGGTCTCCAAGTCCTTCGGCCCCGTCAACGTCATCGACAACGTCAGCATCTCGGTGTATCCGGGCAAGGTCACGGCCCTGCTCGGGGAGAACGGCGCCGGCAAGTCCACCCTGATCAAGATGATGTCGGGCGTCTACCAGCCCGACTCCGGCACGATCATCGTCGACGGCCAGCCGACCACCCTCCCCACCACGAAGGCAGCCGAGGCCCTCGGCATCGCCACCATCCACCAGGAGCTCAACCTGGTCCCCACCATGTCCGTCGCCGAGAACGTCATGCTCGGCCGCACGCCCGAGAGGTTCGGGCTGGTCAACTACCCGGAGCTGCGCCGCCGCGCGCAGGCCGCACTCGACATCATCGGCGTCAACGTCGACCTGGACACCCCGGTCGGCGAACTCGGCATCGCCCGGCAGCAGCTGGTGGAGATCGCCAAGGCGCTGTCCATGGACGCCCGCATCCTCATCCTCGACGAGCCCACCGCCGCCCTCACCGGCCACGAGATCGACCAGCTGTTCAGCGTGGTCGACGACCTCAAGGCCAAGGGCGTGGGCATGGTCTTCATCTCCCACCACCTCGACGAGATCGCCCGCATCGCGGACACCGTCTCGATCCTCCGCGACGGCGAGTTCGTCGCGGAGGTCCCCGCCGACACCCCCGAGGAGGAACTCGTCCGCCACATGGTCGGCCGTGACATCGACGACCAGTTCCCCCGCGTCGTCCCCGAGATCGGTGACGTGCTTCTCGACGTCGACTCGCTCACCGCCGCAGGCCGCTTCGAGGATGTCTCGTTCCAGGTCCGCGCCGGAGAGGTCGTCGGCGTCGCCGGACTCGTCGGCGCCGGCCGCACCGAGGTCGTCCGCGCCATCGCCGGCGCCGATCCGGTTGACTCCGGCACCGTCCGCATCGAGGGCCGGGACCTGCGTCAGCACGACATCGCGGAGGCCATCCGCCGCGGCGTCGGCCACGTCCCCGAGGACCGGAAGGCCCAGGGCCTCGTCCTCGGGGCCAGCGTCGAGGAGAATCTCGGCCTCGCCACCCTCCGCTCCACCTCACGGTTCGGCCTGGCCGACCGCGGTGGGCAGCGGCGCCGCGCCGGTGAGGTGGCCGAGAAGCTCCGCATCCGCATGGCCGGCCTCAACCAGGAGATCCGCAACCTCTCCGGCGGCAACCAGCAGAAGGCCGTCTTCGGCCGCTGGGTCCTCGCCGGCTCCCGCGTCCTGCTTCTCGACGAACCGACCCGCGGCGTCGACGTCGGCGCCAAGGTCGAGATCTACAACATCATCAACGAACTCACCGCCTCCGGCGGCGCAGTGCTCATGGTCTCGAGCGAACTTCCCGAGGTCCTGGGCATGTCCGACCGCGTCCTCGTCATGTCGGGTGGCCGCCTCGCCGGAGAGCTGCCCAACACCGCCACCCAGGATGAGGTGATGGCGCTGGCGGTCTCGCAGATCGACGACGCCCTCACCTCCGATGCACTCGACCAACTCGACCACACGAAGGAGACCCCATGA
- a CDS encoding D-ribose ABC transporter substrate-binding protein has protein sequence MSLTRKSLAIVASVSLALGLAACNRDSAGDGSVTLSLSTQTNPFFVQLRDGAQAKADELGITLNIQDASDDASTQINQLNNAASAGAQVVIVNPTDSDAVVPAVEALNNADIPVIAVDRSSNGGEVASFIASDNVAGGRQAAEALAEAIGEEGEVIVLQGIAGSSASRDRGRGFTEGISAYPNIRVVATQTAGFDRTKGLDVASNLLQAHPNVKAIFAENDEMALGALEALGARAGDAVKVVGFDGTADGLAAVKAGRMVATIAQQPDELGAQAVEQAKKILDDQTPDKEVPVEVVTVTRENVGDFE, from the coding sequence ATGTCCCTCACCCGTAAGTCCCTCGCCATCGTCGCCTCCGTCTCCCTCGCTCTGGGACTGGCGGCCTGCAACCGCGACTCCGCCGGCGACGGCTCCGTGACCCTCTCCCTGTCGACCCAGACCAACCCGTTCTTCGTCCAGCTCCGCGACGGCGCCCAGGCCAAGGCCGACGAGCTCGGCATCACCCTCAACATCCAGGACGCCTCCGACGACGCCTCCACCCAGATCAACCAGCTCAACAACGCGGCCAGCGCGGGGGCGCAGGTCGTCATCGTCAACCCGACGGACTCGGACGCCGTGGTCCCGGCCGTCGAGGCGCTCAACAACGCCGACATCCCGGTCATCGCCGTCGACCGTTCCTCCAACGGCGGCGAGGTCGCCTCGTTCATCGCCTCCGACAACGTCGCCGGCGGCAGGCAGGCCGCCGAGGCCCTCGCCGAGGCCATCGGCGAGGAGGGCGAGGTGATCGTCCTCCAGGGCATCGCCGGCTCCTCCGCCTCCCGTGACCGCGGCCGGGGCTTCACCGAGGGCATCTCGGCGTACCCGAACATCCGGGTCGTCGCCACACAGACCGCCGGCTTCGACCGCACCAAGGGTCTCGACGTCGCCAGCAACCTCCTCCAGGCGCACCCCAACGTCAAGGCCATCTTCGCCGAGAACGACGAGATGGCGCTCGGCGCCCTGGAGGCTCTCGGTGCCCGCGCCGGTGACGCCGTGAAGGTCGTGGGCTTCGACGGCACGGCGGACGGACTCGCCGCGGTCAAGGCGGGCCGCATGGTCGCCACCATCGCGCAGCAGCCGGATGAGCTCGGGGCCCAGGCCGTCGAGCAGGCGAAGAAGATCCTCGACGACCAGACGCCCGACAAGGAGGTTCCGGTCGAGGTGGTCACCGTCACGCGTGAGAACGTCGGTGACTTCGAGTGA
- a CDS encoding ABC transporter permease, with protein MTTATAPRISTGQKVLNWVMNNGALVGLVALCIALFIATPHFLTVNNFLNIGIQAATVAILAFGMTFVIVTAGIDLSVGAVAALGAMVSAWFWVEAGLPGWLTLLAGLLTGLLAGAISGIATAYGKLPAFIATLAMMSIARGATLVISQGSPMSTAPTVNWLGRTVAGVPIPIVMMVIAGFVCWFILSRTVLGRSMYAIGGNVEAARLSGLPVKKILVTVYALSGLFAGLAGLVMAGRLSSAQPQAGVGYELDAIAAVVIGGASLAGGTGKATGTLIGAILLAVIRNGLNLLNVSSFWQQIVIGLVIALAVGFDVLRKKTTT; from the coding sequence ATGACCACCGCCACCGCCCCCCGCATCTCCACGGGGCAGAAGGTGCTCAACTGGGTGATGAACAACGGTGCCCTGGTGGGTCTCGTCGCCCTGTGCATCGCGCTGTTCATCGCCACCCCGCACTTCCTCACCGTCAACAACTTCCTCAACATCGGCATCCAGGCCGCGACCGTGGCTATCCTCGCCTTCGGCATGACCTTCGTCATCGTCACCGCGGGCATCGACCTGTCGGTGGGTGCCGTCGCCGCCCTCGGCGCGATGGTGTCCGCCTGGTTCTGGGTCGAGGCCGGCCTCCCCGGCTGGCTCACCCTCCTCGCCGGTCTGCTCACCGGCCTGCTGGCCGGCGCCATCAGCGGCATCGCCACGGCCTACGGCAAGCTGCCCGCCTTCATCGCCACCCTCGCGATGATGTCGATCGCCCGTGGCGCGACCCTCGTCATCTCCCAGGGTTCGCCCATGTCCACCGCCCCGACCGTCAACTGGCTGGGCCGCACCGTGGCCGGCGTCCCGATCCCGATCGTCATGATGGTCATCGCCGGCTTCGTCTGCTGGTTCATCCTCTCCCGCACGGTCCTGGGCCGCTCGATGTACGCCATCGGCGGCAACGTCGAGGCCGCCCGCCTCTCGGGCCTGCCGGTGAAGAAGATCCTGGTCACCGTGTACGCCCTGTCCGGCCTGTTCGCCGGCCTGGCCGGTCTCGTGATGGCCGGACGCCTCTCCTCCGCGCAGCCCCAGGCCGGTGTCGGGTACGAGCTCGACGCCATCGCCGCCGTCGTCATCGGCGGTGCCTCCCTCGCCGGCGGCACCGGCAAGGCGACCGGCACCCTCATCGGCGCCATTCTCCTCGCCGTGATCCGCAACGGCCTCAACCTCCTCAACGTCTCCTCCTTCTGGCAGCAGATCGTCATCGGCCTCGTCATCGCACTCGCGGTCGGCTTCGACGTCCTGCGCAAGAAGACCACGACCTAG
- the rbsD gene encoding D-ribose pyranase, with protein sequence MRRSGILNPQLAARINRLGHTDTFVVADCGLPIPAGIPVVDLSLVFGVPRFAEVLDALLDEVVIEGVTIAAETPTEVRDLLPAVPVTEVSHEELKALLADVSFVVRTGETTPYANVILRSGVPF encoded by the coding sequence ATGCGTAGGTCAGGAATCCTCAACCCGCAGCTCGCCGCGCGGATCAACCGCCTGGGGCACACGGACACGTTCGTCGTCGCCGACTGCGGTCTACCCATCCCCGCGGGCATCCCCGTGGTCGACCTGTCCCTCGTCTTCGGTGTCCCCCGCTTCGCCGAGGTGCTGGATGCACTGCTGGACGAGGTCGTCATCGAGGGCGTCACCATCGCCGCGGAGACCCCCACCGAGGTACGTGACCTGCTTCCCGCGGTCCCCGTCACCGAGGTCAGCCACGAGGAACTCAAGGCGTTGCTCGCGGACGTCTCCTTCGTCGTCCGCACCGGGGAGACCACCCCCTACGCGAACGTCATCCTCCGCAGCGGGGTGCCGTTCTAG
- the thpR gene encoding RNA 2',3'-cyclic phosphodiesterase encodes MKRLFSTLLLPEEAREHLVHALRPIRENNPRDLRWTDPDNWHITLSFYGLMPNDHTDLLQHLAQAAASSGPLDLHLHGAGSFGHRSLWIGVGGDTARLKALMADAVYNPEEPPPPQKPHVTIARTQERWLVGDLVHALLVYDGPRFVCDELALVESHLGQGRSGGPRYEVLERVRLG; translated from the coding sequence ATGAAAAGACTCTTCTCGACACTGCTCCTCCCGGAGGAGGCACGCGAACACCTCGTGCACGCCCTGCGCCCCATCCGGGAGAACAACCCCCGCGACCTGCGGTGGACCGACCCCGACAACTGGCACATCACGCTGAGCTTCTACGGGCTCATGCCCAACGACCACACCGACCTGCTGCAGCACCTGGCGCAGGCCGCTGCCTCCTCCGGGCCCCTGGACCTCCACCTGCACGGTGCCGGCTCCTTCGGTCACCGCTCCCTGTGGATCGGCGTCGGTGGTGACACCGCCCGGTTGAAGGCACTGATGGCCGACGCCGTCTACAACCCGGAGGAACCCCCGCCGCCGCAGAAACCGCACGTGACCATCGCCCGGACGCAGGAACGCTGGCTGGTCGGGGATCTGGTCCATGCCCTGCTGGTCTACGACGGTCCGCGTTTCGTGTGCGATGAGCTGGCCCTCGTGGAGTCGCATCTCGGCCAGGGTCGCTCGGGTGGCCCCAGGTACGAGGTCCTGGAGCGGGTCCGACTGGGTTAG
- a CDS encoding ADP-ribosylglycohydrolase family protein: MTLRDRALGAWYGQLIGDSLGALVEFLEPSQIARRYPDGVRELADGGPHNIAAGQPTDDSEMALALARSLVRNDGYDRADVLDSYRRWLDSHPFDRGSTISNALRGHFSESSEANGALMRISPVAIAYHADSRQAAAFARTDAALTHPNSYCLDVNALWVGALARVIHDGSAPVFDRPELYDPAPGDVFSQQGWVRHAITLTVHEVAQGDSFEESLVRTIGRGGDTDTNGAIVGAFLGGVHGASGIPQRWRDAVDNCRPNHNRPAEYHPNDAEELVDKLLAVNAGSV; this comes from the coding sequence ATGACCCTTCGTGATCGCGCCCTCGGCGCCTGGTACGGACAGCTCATCGGTGACAGCCTCGGCGCGCTCGTGGAGTTCCTCGAGCCGTCGCAGATCGCGCGGCGGTACCCCGACGGGGTCCGTGAACTCGCGGACGGTGGTCCCCACAACATCGCCGCCGGCCAGCCGACCGACGACTCCGAGATGGCCCTGGCGTTGGCGCGCTCACTGGTCCGCAACGACGGGTACGACCGCGCGGACGTCCTCGACTCCTACCGACGCTGGCTCGACTCCCACCCCTTCGACCGTGGTTCCACCATCAGCAACGCCCTGCGTGGCCACTTCAGCGAATCATCCGAGGCCAACGGGGCGCTCATGCGCATATCCCCGGTCGCCATCGCCTATCACGCCGACTCGCGGCAGGCCGCAGCCTTCGCGCGTACCGACGCCGCCCTCACCCACCCCAACTCCTACTGCCTCGACGTCAACGCCCTGTGGGTCGGCGCCCTGGCGCGGGTCATCCACGACGGATCCGCGCCCGTCTTCGACCGCCCCGAGCTCTACGACCCCGCCCCCGGCGACGTGTTCAGCCAGCAGGGCTGGGTCCGGCACGCGATCACCCTCACCGTCCATGAGGTGGCGCAGGGCGACAGTTTCGAGGAGTCCCTGGTCCGCACCATCGGCCGCGGCGGCGACACCGACACCAATGGCGCCATCGTCGGTGCCTTCCTCGGTGGCGTCCACGGTGCCTCGGGGATCCCGCAGCGCTGGCGCGACGCCGTCGACAACTGCCGCCCGAACCACAACCGCCCAGCCGAGTACCACCCGAATGATGCGGAGGAGCTCGTCGACAAGCTCCTCGCCGTGAACGCCGGTAGCGTGTGA
- a CDS encoding LacI family DNA-binding transcriptional regulator, whose amino-acid sequence MARTTLRDVAAAAGVSVSTASRALAGNPAISPGTRERVRACAEQLNYRPNAQARALRSSRTNIIGLTVPSLVNPFFAGMAHAIQQEADRHGLSTIISSTSEDPARLSTSLEVLTSQQVDGLIAVPYNGTEQAFTRVPMPTVLVDRELPTAGLPTVATDPAPGITAAVDHLLDNGHRRIGYLSGPVTTSTGVRRLAAFEEACDSRGVRERSIHHGGFDHSIGFAGTLELLDRGVEAIIAGDTMMSIGALEACHAQRIALGRDLALIGFDDNATMRLQAAPVSVIDQDVAEMGRRALHLLLDLMSGHSPPEPITIPTTLIIRPSSDFTRRR is encoded by the coding sequence ATGGCACGCACCACTCTGCGGGATGTCGCGGCCGCCGCCGGAGTGTCGGTCTCCACCGCCTCCCGGGCCCTCGCGGGCAATCCGGCCATCTCCCCCGGCACCCGCGAGCGTGTCCGCGCCTGCGCCGAGCAACTCAACTACCGCCCCAACGCCCAGGCCCGGGCCCTACGCAGCTCCCGCACCAACATCATCGGACTCACCGTCCCCAGCCTGGTCAACCCCTTCTTCGCCGGGATGGCCCACGCCATCCAGCAGGAGGCCGACCGTCACGGACTGTCGACCATCATCTCCTCCACCTCCGAGGACCCGGCGCGCCTGTCCACCTCCCTCGAGGTCCTCACCTCCCAGCAGGTCGACGGCCTCATCGCCGTCCCCTACAACGGCACCGAGCAGGCGTTCACCCGGGTCCCGATGCCGACCGTGCTCGTCGACCGCGAGCTCCCCACCGCGGGGCTGCCGACCGTCGCTACCGACCCGGCACCGGGCATCACCGCCGCCGTGGACCACCTCCTCGACAACGGTCACCGCCGCATCGGCTACCTGTCCGGCCCCGTGACCACGTCCACGGGCGTGCGCCGACTCGCCGCCTTCGAGGAGGCGTGCGACAGCCGGGGCGTCCGGGAACGGTCCATCCACCACGGAGGGTTCGACCACTCCATCGGCTTCGCTGGCACCCTCGAGCTCCTCGACCGGGGTGTCGAGGCCATCATCGCCGGCGACACCATGATGTCCATCGGCGCGCTCGAGGCCTGCCACGCGCAGAGGATCGCCCTCGGCCGCGATCTGGCCCTCATCGGCTTCGACGACAACGCGACCATGCGTCTGCAGGCCGCCCCGGTCTCGGTCATCGACCAGGACGTCGCGGAGATGGGCAGACGCGCACTGCACCTGCTCCTCGACCTCATGTCAGGACACTCCCCACCAGAACCGATCACCATCCCCACCACACTCATCATCCGCCCATCCAGTGATTTCACCCGAAGGAGGTGA